In Argiope bruennichi chromosome 4, qqArgBrue1.1, whole genome shotgun sequence, a single window of DNA contains:
- the LOC129966228 gene encoding piggyBac transposable element-derived protein 4-like, translated as MSRYLSYKEECERLQKLLAEVSTDEKSLNEEDEEIVDEELISDHLSNSEEELDSDSEVYVCESTDDNVGKDGKTIWHKKEPRKNVRTPAHNIISKLPGNIDETKNVSSPINSWTFLIDESMISIIVECTNIFIRSIACKFGRERDAHPTKISEIKAFIGLLYFGGLHKSSHVNVKDLWATDGTGIDIFHRTMSYKRFLFLMRCVRFDDIRDRSSRREVDKLAPIRNIFEMFVANCQKVQTLGEYVTIDEKLEPFRGRCSFRQYMPNKPAKYGIKIFALVDARTFYTWNLEIYAGIQPAGPYNVENGPDKIVKRLLEPIFNSGRNLTVDNWYTSYDLAKDLLKKKITLVGTVRKNKRELPKEFISGRKREQYSTLFGFQKNLTKVSYVPKKNKCVVLLSSMHNGGTIDASTGEAKKPEIITFYNLTKGAVDVVDEMSATYSTARISKRWPMVIFFSMLNIATVNSRIILLSSNTPPVQYKKRSLFKKDLSLELLKDHLQERSMQATLPRQLRDQLNCNRSENCDTPPQKKQKISRKRCHVCPNTKDRKSQMCCSACKKNVCGEHSSVVCCKCL; from the coding sequence ATGTCTCGATACTTGAGTTATAAAGAGGAATGCgaaagattacaaaaattattagcgGAAGTTTCAACAGATGAAAAATCTCTTAATGAGGAAGATGAAGAAATTGTTGATGAAGAATTAATTAGTGATCATTTATCGAATTCAGAAGAGGAGCTAGATTCAGACAGTGAAGTGTACGTTTGTGAATCCACCGATGATAACGTTGGGAAAGACGGTAAAACGATATGGCATAAAAAGGAGCCAAGGAAAAATGTGAGAACTCCTGCTcacaatatcatttcaaaactgcCTGGAAATATTGACGAAACAAAAAATGTATCCTCGCCAATAAATTCTTGGACATTTCTGATTGATGAAAGTATGATATCAATTATTGTCGAGTGCACGAACATTTTTATTCGATCAATTGCATGTAAATTTGGAAGAGAAAGAGACGCTCATCctacaaaaatttctgaaataaaggcaTTTATAGGACTTCTCTATTTTGGTGGACTGCACAAATCTTCCCATGTAAATGTAAAGGACCTCTGGGCTACTGATGGAACAGGAATTGACATATTCCACCGTACTATGTCATATAAacgttttttatttctgatgaggTGTGTCAGATTTGATGATATAAGAGATCGTTCTTCTAGAAGAGAAGTGGATAAACTTGCTcccatcagaaatatttttgaaatgttcgtcGCAAATTGTCAAAAAGTTCAAACTCTTGGAGAATATGTGACAATCGACGAAAAATTAGAACCGTTCAGAGGAAGGTGTTCATTTCGACAGTACATGCCAAATAAACCAGccaaatatggaataaaaatttttgcctTGGTAGATGCGAGAACATTTTATACATGGAACCTAGAGATTTATGCAGGAATTCAACCAGCAGGACCATATAACGTTGAAAATGGCCCAGACAAAATTGTAAAGAGATTACTAGAACCTATTTTCAATTCAGGACGCAACCTAACTGTTGACAATTGGTACACTAGCTATGATTTAGCAAAAGAcctattgaagaaaaaaattacacttgtgGGAACAGTCCGAAAAAATAAAAGGGAACTTCCAAAGGAATTCATTTCTGGAAGAAAACGAGaacaatattcaacattatttggattccaaaaaaatttgacaaaggtTTCTTACGTACCGAAAAAAAACAAATGTGTTGTTCTTTTATCCTCAATGCATAATGGTGGTACAATTGACGCTTCTACAGGAGAAGCAAAGAAACCAgagattataacattttataacctTACAAAGGGCGCAGTTGATGTAGTGGATGAAATGTCAGCTACATATTCTACTGCGAGGATAAGTAAAAGATGGCCTATGGTCATATTTTTCAGCATGCTGAATATTGCTACTGTAAATTCTCGTATCATATTACTGTCATCAAATACGCCACCCGTTCAGTATAAGAAAAGAAGTTTATTCAAAAAAGatctttctttagaattattgaagGACCACCTTCAAGAAAGAAGTATGCAGGCTACTCTTCCCCGTCAATTGCGTGACCAATTGAATTGTAACCGCAGTGAAAATTGTGATACTCCCCcgcaaaaaaagcaaaaaatttctagaaaaagatGCCATGTATGTCCCAATACAAAGGACAGAAAATCCCAAATGTGTTGTTCCgcgtgtaaaaaaaatgtatgcgggGAACATAGCAGCGTTGTTTGCTGCAAATGTCtctaa